In a single window of the Cygnus olor isolate bCygOlo1 chromosome 5, bCygOlo1.pri.v2, whole genome shotgun sequence genome:
- the TKFC gene encoding triokinase/FMN cyclase isoform X2 — MEASKKLVSSVAGCADDTLAGLVACNPGLRLLRGHRVALRADLAALRGRVALLSGGGSGHEPAHAGYIGKGMLSGVVAGAVFTSPAVGSILAAIRAVTQAGAVGTLLIVKNYTGDRLNFGLALERARAEGADVQMVVVGDDCAFTTQKKAGRRGLCGTVLVHKVAGALAEAGASLDEIVKRVSAVAKAMGTLGLSLSPCSVPGSKPTFQLADDEMELGLGIHGEAGVRRMKVMPADEAVETMLAHMTDPANASHLPLSRGASVVLVVNNLGGLSCLELGIVAGAAVRGLERRGVRIARALVGSFMTALEMAGVSLTLMLADEELVGLIDAETTAMAWPNLVAGPAMSQRPEVPAPNEGPETAQQAPSTGPGAKWVQLVLERVCSTLLGLQDKLNELDRAAGDGDCGHTHARAARAIQEWVRSRPPPAAPAQLLSALADLLLEKMGGSSGVLYGLFLTAAARPLHNRSDLPTWADAMDAGIEAMQRYGGAAPGDRTMLDSLCAAAQALHALRGPGADLLTVLASAVQSAEAAAEATRHMEAGAGRASYISSAQLLQPDPGAVAAAAVLRAVLEGLRG; from the exons TGGTCAGCTCGGTGGCCGGCTGCGCCGACGACACGCTGGCCGGGCTGGTGGCCTGCAACCCCGGGCTGCGGCTGCTGCGGGGACACCGGGTGGCCCTGCGCGCTGACCTGGCCGCCCTGCGGGGACGCGTGGCCCTGCTCTccggggggggctccggccACGAGCCCGCCCATGCAG GGTACATCGGGAAGGGCATGCTGAGCGGGGTGGTGGCCGGCGCCGTCTTCACCTCTCCCGCCGTGGGCAGCATCCTGGCGGCCATCCGGGCGGTGACGCAGGCTGGCGCAG TGGGGACCCTCCTGATCGTGAAGAACTACACTGGGGACCGGCTGAACTTCGGGCTGGCGCTGGAGCGGGCACGGGCAGAGGGGGCTGACGTGcagatggtggtggtgggggacGACTGCGCTTTCACCACCCAGAAGAAAGCTGGGCGCCGCGGGCTGTGCGGCACCGTCCTCGTGCACAAG GTGGCCGGGGCCCTGGCTGAGGCGGGGGCAAGCTTGGATGAGATTGTCAAGAGGGTGTCGGCGGTCGCCAAAGCCATGG GCACCCTGGGGCTCAGCCTGTCCCCGTGCAGCGTCCCCGGGTCCAAGCCCACCTTCCAGCTGGCTGACGATGAgatggagctggggctgg ggatCCACGGCGAGGCGGGCGTGCGCAGGATGAAG GTGATGCCGGCGGACGAGGCGGTGGAGACGATGCTGGCGCACATGACAGACCCTGCCAATGCCTCCCATCTGCCCCTGAGCCGCG GTGCTTctgtggtgctggtggtgaACAACCTGGGCGGGCTGTcctgcctggagctgggcaTCGTGGCTGGCGCTGCCGTGCGTGGGCTGG AGAGACGAGGAGTCCGCATCGCCCGGGCCCTGGTGGGCTCCTTCATGACGGCGCTGGAGATGGCCGGGGTCTCCCTCACCCTCATGCTGGCAGACGAGGAGCTGGTGGGGCTGATCG ATGCCGAGACCACGGCCATGGCTTGGCCCAACCTGGTTGCGGGGCCTGCCATGAGCCAGAGACCGGAGGTGCCGGCACCAAACGAGGGACCAGAGACAGCTCAGCAAGCGCCCAGCACAG ggccCGGTGCAAAGTGGGTGCAGCTGGTCCTGGAGCGGGtgtgcagcaccctgctgggCCTGCAGGACAAGCTCAACGAGCTGGACCGCGCGGCGGGCGACGGGGACTGCGGCCACACACATGCCCGGGCCGCGCGAG CCATCCAGGAGTGGGTGCGGAGCCGGCCCCCgccggcagccccagcccagctcctctcGGCCCTGGCCgacctgctgctggagaagatgGGCGGCTCCTCCGGCGTG CTCTACGGGCTGTTCCTGACGGCGGCCGCCCGGCCCCTGCACAACCGCAGCGACCTCCCGACGTGGGCTGACGCCATGGACGCCGGCATCGAAGCCATGCAGCG GTACGGAGGAGCTGCCCCGGGGGACAGGACGATG CTGGACTCGCTGTGCGCCGCGGCGCAGGCGCTGCACGCCCTGCGCGGCCCCGGAGCCGACCTGCTGACGGTGCTGGCCTCCGCCGTGCAG AGCGCGGAGGCGGCGGCAGAAGCCACCCGGCACATGGAGGCCGGCGCGGGCAGAGCCAGCTACATCAGCTcggcccagctgctgcagcctgaccCCGGGGCGGTGGCGGCAGCGGCTGTGCTGCGCGCCGTgctggaggggctgcggggctga
- the LOC121071696 gene encoding LOW QUALITY PROTEIN: cytochrome b ascorbate-dependent protein 3 (The sequence of the model RefSeq protein was modified relative to this genomic sequence to represent the inferred CDS: inserted 2 bases in 2 codons): MVWRRGLSIAAPYSWHPRPPSCVSTATAPGGGGGGRKRAGAALAAALAGSRRLPPARGGGTTETGGRSAPPPTWRRPARARARGRRREPRGSFPAAGSAAAPPQRCWPCPSSPSAPSWAAWGFLCLAFVGAWCQRWRGGFAWDGGARMFNWHXVLMVAGMVVLYGAAALVYRLPAAWRGPKLPWKVLHGALALTAFGLTVVGLVAVFGFHNASKTPNMYSLHSWLGLATVLLFSCQWLVGFSAFLLPYSPPWLRALYKPVHVFFGSTILMLSVASCVSGINEKLFFSLKNGTATTPYNRLPXEAVFANMLGLLIILFGVLVLCALANPDWKRPEDDSTDTRQPLLGTER; the protein is encoded by the exons ATGGTGTGGCGCCGGGGGCTCAGCATCGCCGCTCCCTACAGCTGG CACCCGCGGCCGCCATCTTGCGTCTCCACGGCAacggcgccgggggggggggggggagggcggaAGCGCGCGGGGGCCGCTCTAGCCGCCGCTCTCGCCGGTTCTCGCCGGCTCCCGccggcccggggcgggggcACCACCGAGACGGGCGGCCGGAGCGCCCCCCCGCCAACATGGCGGCGCCCGGCGAGGGCGAGGGCGAGGGGGCGGCGGAGGGAGCCGCGGGGCTCCTTCCCCGCAGCCG GCAgtgccgccgccccgccgcagcGATGCTGGCCGTGcccttccagcccttctgcGCCTTCCTGGGCGGCCTGGGGCTTCCTCTGCCTGGCCTTCGTCGGCGCCTGGTGCCAGCGCTGGCGCGGCGGCTTCGCCTGGGACGGCGGCGCCCGCATGTTCAACTGGC CGGTGCTGATGGTGGCGGGCATGGTGGTGCTGTACGGCGCAG CGGCCCTGGTGTACCGCCTGCCCGCCGCCTGGCGCGGCCCCAAGCTCCCCTGGAAGGTCCTGCACGGCGCCCTGGCCCTGACGGCCTTCGGCCTCACCGTGGTGGGGCTGGTGGCCGTCTTCGGCTTCCACAACGCCTCCAAGACGCCCAACATGTACTCGCTGCacagctggctggggctggccacCGTGCTGCTCTTTTCCTGCCAG TGGCTGGTTGGCTTCAGCGCCTTCCTGCTGCCCTACTCGCCCCCCTGGCTCCGTGCCCTTTACAAGCCCGTCCACGTCTTCTTTGGCTCCACCATTCTCATGCTCTCTGTGGCGTCCTGCGTGTCGGGCATCAACGAGAAGCTCTTCTTCAGCCT GAAGAACGGGACAGCAACGACGCCGTACAACCGCCTGC CCGAGGCCGTCTTCGCCAACATGCTGGGGCTCCTCATCATCCTCTTCggggtgctggtgctgtgcgCCCTGGCCAACCCAGACTGGAAGCGCCCCGAGGACGACTCCACGGACACGCGCCAG cccctgctcggCACCGAGCGCTGA
- the TMEM138 gene encoding transmembrane protein 138 isoform X1, protein MLQTSNYGLVLFLQFLLLFYDLFVNSFSELLRTAPAVQLVLFIIQDIAILFNVIIIFLMFFNTFVFQAGLVNLLFHKFKGTILLSAAYLALSISFHVWVMVQPPPAGISGVPGRRSQRCCPQADARVLPCLCPCQNLRWRDSSRFVWTEGLQTLFVFQRLAAVLYCYFYKRTAVHLGDPLFYQDSLWLRREFAQFRG, encoded by the exons ATGCTCCAGACCAGCAACTACGGCCTGGTGCTGTTCCTgcagtttctgctgctgttctacGACCTGTTTGTCAACTCCTTCTCGGAGCTGCTCCGCACAGCCCCCGCCGTCCAGCTCGTCCTCTTCAT caTCCAGGACATCGCCATTCTTTTCAACgtcatcatcatcttcctcaTGTTCTTCAATACCTTCGTCTTCCAGGCCGGGCTGGTCAACCTCCTCTTCCACAAGTTCAAGGGGACCATCCTGCTGTCCGCAGCCTACCTGGCGCTCAGCATTTCCTTCCACGTCTGGGTCATG GTCCAGCCCCCGCCCGCCGGGATCAGCGGCGTGCCAGGCCGCAGGAGCCAGAGGTGCTGCCCCCAAGCTGACGCACGGGTTCTTCCGTGTCTTTGTCCGTGTCAGAACCTGCGGTGGAGGGACTCCAGCCGCTTCGTCTGGACCGAGGGCCTGCAGAcgctttttgttttccagcgGCTGG cGGCCGTGCTCTACTGCTACTTCTACAAGAGGACGGCGGTGCACCTGGGCGACCCCCTCTTCTACCAGGACTCGCTCTGGCTGCGCAGGGAGTTCGCGCAGTTCCGCGGCTGA
- the TMEM138 gene encoding transmembrane protein 138 isoform X2, with product MLQTSNYGLVLFLQFLLLFYDLFVNSFSELLRTAPAVQLVLFIIQDIAILFNVIIIFLMFFNTFVFQAGLVNLLFHKFKGTILLSAAYLALSISFHVWVMNLRWRDSSRFVWTEGLQTLFVFQRLAAVLYCYFYKRTAVHLGDPLFYQDSLWLRREFAQFRG from the exons ATGCTCCAGACCAGCAACTACGGCCTGGTGCTGTTCCTgcagtttctgctgctgttctacGACCTGTTTGTCAACTCCTTCTCGGAGCTGCTCCGCACAGCCCCCGCCGTCCAGCTCGTCCTCTTCAT caTCCAGGACATCGCCATTCTTTTCAACgtcatcatcatcttcctcaTGTTCTTCAATACCTTCGTCTTCCAGGCCGGGCTGGTCAACCTCCTCTTCCACAAGTTCAAGGGGACCATCCTGCTGTCCGCAGCCTACCTGGCGCTCAGCATTTCCTTCCACGTCTGGGTCATG AACCTGCGGTGGAGGGACTCCAGCCGCTTCGTCTGGACCGAGGGCCTGCAGAcgctttttgttttccagcgGCTGG cGGCCGTGCTCTACTGCTACTTCTACAAGAGGACGGCGGTGCACCTGGGCGACCCCCTCTTCTACCAGGACTCGCTCTGGCTGCGCAGGGAGTTCGCGCAGTTCCGCGGCTGA
- the TMEM216 gene encoding transmembrane protein 216 isoform X2: METQDGAQGPPALLGAAAGAALPQRVVQRDLLRGGGLHLRLQGNLLLDALLLLLYLGTEATRIFFGSKGNLCQRKVPLSVSLALTVPAAVMAAYYLLLQTYALRLEAILSAILLLFYAAELLLGVLALLSFSSVDVY; this comes from the exons ATGGAGACGCAAGATGGCGCCCAGGG GCCGCCAGCGCTCCTCGGCGCcgctgcaggtgctgctctTCCTCAACGGGTGGTACAGCGCGACCTACTTCGTGGCGGAGGCCTTCATCTTCGCCTACAAgg CAACCTGCTGCTGGacgcgctgctgctgctcctctacCTGGGCACCGAGGCCACCCGCATCTTCTTCG GCTCCaagggcaacctgtgccagcggAAGGTGCCGCTCTCCGTCAGCCTGGCCCTCACCGTGCCGGCGGCCGTGATGGCGGCCTActacctgctgctgcagacctACGCCCTGCGCCTGGAGGCCATCCTCAGCGCCATCCTCCTGCTCTTCTACGCcgcggagctgctgctgggcgtCCTCGCGCTGCTCTCCTTCTCCAG CGTTGAtgtgtattga
- the TMEM216 gene encoding transmembrane protein 216 isoform X1 has product MAPRGRQRSSAPLQVLLFLNGWYSATYFVAEAFIFAYKALLLPYPVSNLLLDALLLLLYLGTEATRIFFGSKGNLCQRKVPLSVSLALTVPAAVMAAYYLLLQTYALRLEAILSAILLLFYAAELLLGVLALLSFSSVDVY; this is encoded by the exons ATGGCGCCCAGGG GCCGCCAGCGCTCCTCGGCGCcgctgcaggtgctgctctTCCTCAACGGGTGGTACAGCGCGACCTACTTCGTGGCGGAGGCCTTCATCTTCGCCTACAAgg cgctgctgctgccctacCCCGTCAGCAACCTGCTGCTGGacgcgctgctgctgctcctctacCTGGGCACCGAGGCCACCCGCATCTTCTTCG GCTCCaagggcaacctgtgccagcggAAGGTGCCGCTCTCCGTCAGCCTGGCCCTCACCGTGCCGGCGGCCGTGATGGCGGCCTActacctgctgctgcagacctACGCCCTGCGCCTGGAGGCCATCCTCAGCGCCATCCTCCTGCTCTTCTACGCcgcggagctgctgctgggcgtCCTCGCGCTGCTCTCCTTCTCCAG CGTTGAtgtgtattga
- the LOC121071703 gene encoding translation initiation factor IF-2-like, translating into MDSYLLTSTRTVPPRPLHPLPPARRPRLSPGTRGRAALRPEEGPRCAPRTPSDTSWPWGLSPCPHPPPLLLLPGERLEAGEPGAAPLRGYLDPKRNGAFIPRREVCEPFPLCSPLGASGRGRIPTRRLQRGGLEACSSRPVSGLAGGGAGKLCLVPASLRPAEGKRSPAPLSPAQLGRGAACWGGSRAGVAPFPCPDFPSGIAASAHVSRSSAALASRRQRGPAWSRPLPQSLPCFRGSGGGRAGRHPQPAGLQAGTGVLGTRPGGFRAWRGCAELCAAASRSGSSPQPRTGPSGTGCSLEEPKGVGAS; encoded by the exons ATGGACTCGTATCTCCTCACCTCGACCAGGACTGTGCCACCGAGGCCGCtccaccccctgccccctgcccgccgcccccggctcTCTCCGGGCACCCGAGGAAGGGCCGCGCTGCGCCCCGAGGAAGGGCCGCGCTGCGCCCCGCGGACTCCCTCCGACACCTCGTGGCCTTGGGGCCTGAGCCCTTGCCCGCACCCaccgccgctgctgctgcttcccggGGAGAGGCTGGAAGCCGGGGAGCCtggggcagccccgctccgcGGATACTTGGACCCAAAGAGAAACGGTGCTTTTATACCACGGAGGGAGGTTTGTGagccttttcctctctgcagccctTTGGGGGCGTCTGGAAGGGGACGGATCCCCACCAGGCGCCTGCAGCGGGGGGGCTTGGAGGCGTGCAGCTCGCGCCCCGTGTCTGGTTTGGCCGGAGGAGGCGCAGGGAAGTTGTGCCTGGTCCCAGCCTCCCTCCGGCCGGCGGAGGGGAagcgcagcccggccccgctctcGCCTGCCCAgctggggcggggggcagcgTGCTGGGGTGGGAGCCGGGCAGGGGTcgcccccttcccctgccccgaCTTTCCCAGCGGGATCGCCGCCTCCGCGCACGTCTCCCGAAGCAGcgcagctctggccagcaggcGCCAGCGGGGCCCCGCGTGGAGCCGGCCTCTCCCGCAGAGCCTTCCTTGTTTTAGAGGAAGCGGAGGAGGCAGGGCGGGCCGCCACCCGCAGCCAGCGGGCCTC CAGGCTGGGACAGGGGTGTTGGGGACAAGGCCGGGAGGTTTCCGTGCCTGGCGGGGCTGCGCAGAGCTGTGCGCAGCCGCTTCGAGGtcagggagcagcccccagccccgcacggGTCCCTCCGGCACAGGCTGTTCGCTGGAGGAGCCCAAGGGGGTCGGGGCGAGCTAG